The proteins below come from a single Branchiostoma floridae strain S238N-H82 chromosome 5, Bfl_VNyyK, whole genome shotgun sequence genomic window:
- the LOC118416302 gene encoding uncharacterized protein LOC118416302: MLLPDPCPSSLLLQKSSSRPRGPLETFRPQPSAVLNSVKRFLPQLSAANQQLQMAAPGQLDIQNLEDCDGPVIEMDLALIPTCEDSSSSSSDSSSEEEDDEEQDAGKVDGADQSEDRDTAMMGEVTEHNLRLAKDSRRKKPKIEELGGDQPRR, translated from the exons ATGCTTCTTCCAGATCCTTGTCCAAGTTCCTTGTTGCTCCAGAAGTCTTCTTCGAGACCTCGAGGCCCTTTAGAGACGTTTAGACCGCAGCCGTCCGCAG TCCTGAACAGTGTGAAGAGGTTCCTTCCACAGCTGTCAGCTGCTAACCAACAGCTGCAGATGGCAGCACCTGGACAGCTGGACATACAGAACCTGGAGGACTGTGATGGGCCTGTCATTGAAATG GACCTTGCACTGATCCCCACATGTGaggactcatcatcatcatcttcagaCTCATcctcagaagaagaagatgatgaagagCAGGATGCAGGCAAGGTTGATggagctgaccaatcagaagacagGGATACAGCAATGATGGGAGAAGTAACAGAACACAATCTGAGGCTTGCCAAGGACTCCAGAAGGAAGAAACCAAAGATAGAGGAGCTGGGGGGTGACCAGCCCAGAAGATAG